A DNA window from Theobroma cacao cultivar B97-61/B2 chromosome 5, Criollo_cocoa_genome_V2, whole genome shotgun sequence contains the following coding sequences:
- the LOC18598921 gene encoding villin-2 isoform X2 translates to MSSSAKVLDPAFQGVGQKPGTEIWRIEDFQPVPLPKSDYGKFYMGDSYIVLQTTPSKGGSYLYDIHFWMGKDTSQDEAGTAAIKTVELDAVLGGRAVQHRELQGHESDKFLSYFKPCIIPLEGGIASGFKKPEEEEFETRLYVCRGKRVVRLKQVPFARSSLNHDDVFILDTQNKIYQFNGANSNIQERAKALEVIQFLKEKYHEGKCDVAIVDDGKLDTESDSGEFWVLFGGFAPIGKKVAGEDDVIPETTPAKLYSITDGEVKIVEGELSKGLLENNKCYLLDCGAEVFVWVGRVTQVEDRKAASQVAEEFVAGHNRPKATRITRVIQGYETNSFKSNFDSWPAGSAAPGGEEGRGKVAALLKQQGVGVKGMSKSAPVNEEVPPLLEGGGKMEVWCINGSAKTPLPKEDIGKFYSGDCYIVLYTYHSGDRKEDYFLCCWIGKDSIEEDQKMAARLANTMSNSLKGRPVQGRVFEGKEPPQFIALFQPMVVLKGGLSTGYKKSIADKGLTDETYTADCVALFRISGTSVHNNKALQVDAVATSLNSTECFLLQSGSSIFTWHGNQSTYEQQQLAAKVAEFLKPGVALKHAKEGTESSTFWFALGGKQSYTSKKASTETVRDPHLFMFSLNKGKFEVEEVYNFSQDDLLTEDSLILDTHAEVFVWVGQSVDTKEKQNVFEIGQKYIDMAASLEGLSPNVPLYKVTEGNEPCFFTTFFSWDSTRATVQGNSFQKKVALLFGASHAVEAQDRSNGNQGGPTQRASALAALSSAFNSSSGSKISAPKPSSASQGSQRAAAVAALSSVLTAEKKKQSPDASPTKSTSSTPAVTSPPPETKSEVDPSEAEDSQEVAEAKETGVVSETNGDNSEPKQELEQDENGSGSSQSTFSYDQLKAKSDNPVTGIDFKRREAYLSDEEFQTVFGMAKEAFYKLPKWKQDMQKKKVDLF, encoded by the exons ATGTCTAGCTCTGCAAAAGTTCTGGATCCTGCATTTCAAGGAGTGGGTCAGAAACC CGGGACTGAAATCTGGCGTATTGAGGATTTTCAGCCAGTTCCGTTGCCAAAGTCTGACTATGGAAAATTCTACATGGGTGATTCTTACATTGTCTTACAG aCAACGCCTAGCAAGGGAGGTTCATATCTGTATGACATACACTTCTGGATGGGAAAAGATACAAGTCAG GATGAGGCGGGAACAGCTGCTATCAAAACTGTTGAGCTAGATGCAGTGCTAGGAGGGCGTGCTGTACAGCACAGGGAACTTCAAGGCCACGAATCTGACAAATTTTTGTCGTACTTTAAGCCTTGCATTATACCATTGGAGGGTGGTATTGCTTCTGGGTTTAAAAAAccagaagaagaagagtttGAAACACGGTTGTATGTCTGCAGAGGAAAGCGAGTTGTCAGGTTGAAGCAG GTTCCTTTTGCTCGGTCTTCACTGAATCACGATGATGTATTTATCCTGGACACTCAGAATAAGATTTATCAGTTCAATGGTGCAAACTCTAATATTCAGGAAAGGGCAAAGGCATTGGAAGTTATTCagtttttaaaggaaaagtaCCATGAGGGAAAATGTGACGTTGCAATTGTTG ATGATGGGAAGTTGGATACAGAGTCCGACTCCGGTGAGTTCTGGGTTCTCTTTGGTGGTTTTGCTCCAATAGGCAAGAAGGTTGCCGGTGAAGATGATGTTATTCCTGAGACCACTCCTGCTAAACTTTATAG CATAACTGATGGTGAGGTGAAGATCGTAGAAGGCGAACTATCAAAAGGTCTCTTGGAAAACAACAAGTGCTATCTACTAGACTGTGGTGCTGAGGTTTTTGTTTGGGTTGGACGGGTGACACAAGTAGAGGATAGAAAAGCTGCCAGTCAAGTTGCTGAG GAATTTGTTGCTGGCCACAATAGACCAAAAGCAACACGCATAACCCGTGTCATCCAAGGGTATGAGACCAATTCATTCAAGTCCAACTTTGATTCTTGGCCTGCAGGGTCTGCAGCTCCTGGTGGTGAGGAGGGAAGAGGAAAAGTAGCCG CTCTGCTGAAGCAACAAGGGGTTGGTGTGAAGGGGATGAGCAAAAGTGCTCCTGTAAATGAGGAAGTTCCTCCTTTGCTTGAAGGGGGTGGAAAGATGGAG GTGTGGTGCATCAATGGCAGTGCCAAGACACCGTTGCCAAAAGAGGATATTGGTAAATTCTATAGTGGAGACTGCTACATTGTGCTTTATACCTACCACTCAGGTGACAGGAAAGAAGATTACTTTCTCTGCTGTTGGATTGGAAAGGATAGCATTGAG GAGGACCAAAAGATGGCTGCTCGGTTGGCTAATACAATGTCTAACTCACTTAAGGGGAGGCCTGTTCAG GGTCGAGTTTTTGAAGGTAAAGAGCCACCCCAATTCATTGCGCTTTTTCAACCTATGGTGGTCCTTAAG GGTGGTCTAAGCACTGGTTACAAAAAGAGTATAGCAGACAAAGGCTTGACAGATGAAACCTACACAGCAGATTGTGTTGCTCTCTTTCGGATATCAGGAACCTCTGTCCACAATAATAAAGCATTGCAAGTTGATGCG GTGGCAACATCATTGAACTCTACTGAGTGTTTCCTTCTGCAATCTGGATCTTCAATTTTCACTTGGCATGGAAATCAAAGCACCTATGAACAGCAGCAATTAGCTGCTAAAGTTGCTGAATTTTTAAAG CCTGGAGTTGCTCTCAAACATGCTAAAGAAGGAACAGAGAGTTCTACCTTCTGGTTTGCACTTGGGGGGAAACAAAGTTATACCAGCAAAAAAGCATCTACCGAGACTGTCAGGGATCCCCACTTGTTCATGTTCTCTCTTAACAAAG GAAAGTTTGAG GTTGAGGAAGTTTACAACTTCTCTCAAGATGATCTCTTGACAGAAGATAGTTTGATACTTGACACACATGCTGAAGTGTTTGTTTGGGTTGGTCAGTCTGTAGACAccaaagaaaagcaaaatgtttttgaaattgGTCAg AAATACATAGACATGGCTGCATCTCTAGAGGGTTTGTCTCCAAATGTTCCACTTTACAAAGTTACTGAAGGAAATGAACCCTGCTTCTTCACAACATTCTTTTCATGGGATTCCACACGAGCTACT GTACAAGGAAATTCATTCCAGAAGAAGGTGGCATTGCTCTTTGGGGCTAGCCATGCTGTAGAG GCCCAGGATCGATCTAATGGAAACCAAGGAGGACCTACACAGAGAGCTTCAGCTTTAGCTGCCTTATCTTCTGCATTTAATTCATCATCGGGAAGCAAAATTTCAGCACCAAAGCCTTCCAGTGCTAGTCAGGGATCACAAAGAGCGGCAGCTGTAGCTGCTCTTTCCTCGGTTCTTACTGctgaaaagaagaaacaatcACCTGATGCATCCCCTACAAAATCCACTAGCAGCACTCCTGCAGTAACCAGCCCACCTC CTGAAACAAAGAGTGAAGTGGACCCTTCTGAAGCAGAGGATTCTCAAGAAGTTGCTGAAGCCAAGGAGACAGGTGTAGTATCTGAAACCAATGGGGACAATTCAGAACCAAAACAAGAGCTGGAACAGGATGAGAATGGCAGTGGAAGCAGTCAAAGTACATTCAGTTATGACCAACTGAAGGCCAAATCTGACAATCCTGTAACTGGAATTGACTTTAAGCGGAGAGAG GCATATTTATCAGATGAGGAGTTCCAGACAGTATTTGGGATGGCAAAAGAAGCATTTTATAAATTGCCAAAGTGGAAGCAAGACATGCAGAAGAAGAAAGTTGATCTATTCTAG
- the LOC18598921 gene encoding villin-3 isoform X1, which yields MSSSAKVLDPAFQGVGQKPGTEIWRIEDFQPVPLPKSDYGKFYMGDSYIVLQTTPSKGGSYLYDIHFWMGKDTSQDEAGTAAIKTVELDAVLGGRAVQHRELQGHESDKFLSYFKPCIIPLEGGIASGFKKPEEEEFETRLYVCRGKRVVRLKQVPFARSSLNHDDVFILDTQNKIYQFNGANSNIQERAKALEVIQFLKEKYHEGKCDVAIVDDGKLDTESDSGEFWVLFGGFAPIGKKVAGEDDVIPETTPAKLYSITDGEVKIVEGELSKGLLENNKCYLLDCGAEVFVWVGRVTQVEDRKAASQVAEEFVAGHNRPKATRITRVIQGYETNSFKSNFDSWPAGSAAPGGEEGRGKVAALLKQQGVGVKGMSKSAPVNEEVPPLLEGGGKMEVWCINGSAKTPLPKEDIGKFYSGDCYIVLYTYHSGDRKEDYFLCCWIGKDSIEEDQKMAARLANTMSNSLKGRPVQGRVFEGKEPPQFIALFQPMVVLKGGLSTGYKKSIADKGLTDETYTADCVALFRISGTSVHNNKALQVDAVATSLNSTECFLLQSGSSIFTWHGNQSTYEQQQLAAKVAEFLKPGVALKHAKEGTESSTFWFALGGKQSYTSKKASTETVRDPHLFMFSLNKGKFEVEEVYNFSQDDLLTEDSLILDTHAEVFVWVGQSVDTKEKQNVFEIGQKYIDMAASLEGLSPNVPLYKVTEGNEPCFFTTFFSWDSTRATVQGNSFQKKVALLFGASHAVEEKSNGNQGGPTQRASALAALSSAFNPSSAKSTLSAQDRSNGNQGGPTQRASALAALSSAFNSSSGSKISAPKPSSASQGSQRAAAVAALSSVLTAEKKKQSPDASPTKSTSSTPAVTSPPPETKSEVDPSEAEDSQEVAEAKETGVVSETNGDNSEPKQELEQDENGSGSSQSTFSYDQLKAKSDNPVTGIDFKRREAYLSDEEFQTVFGMAKEAFYKLPKWKQDMQKKKVDLF from the exons ATGTCTAGCTCTGCAAAAGTTCTGGATCCTGCATTTCAAGGAGTGGGTCAGAAACC CGGGACTGAAATCTGGCGTATTGAGGATTTTCAGCCAGTTCCGTTGCCAAAGTCTGACTATGGAAAATTCTACATGGGTGATTCTTACATTGTCTTACAG aCAACGCCTAGCAAGGGAGGTTCATATCTGTATGACATACACTTCTGGATGGGAAAAGATACAAGTCAG GATGAGGCGGGAACAGCTGCTATCAAAACTGTTGAGCTAGATGCAGTGCTAGGAGGGCGTGCTGTACAGCACAGGGAACTTCAAGGCCACGAATCTGACAAATTTTTGTCGTACTTTAAGCCTTGCATTATACCATTGGAGGGTGGTATTGCTTCTGGGTTTAAAAAAccagaagaagaagagtttGAAACACGGTTGTATGTCTGCAGAGGAAAGCGAGTTGTCAGGTTGAAGCAG GTTCCTTTTGCTCGGTCTTCACTGAATCACGATGATGTATTTATCCTGGACACTCAGAATAAGATTTATCAGTTCAATGGTGCAAACTCTAATATTCAGGAAAGGGCAAAGGCATTGGAAGTTATTCagtttttaaaggaaaagtaCCATGAGGGAAAATGTGACGTTGCAATTGTTG ATGATGGGAAGTTGGATACAGAGTCCGACTCCGGTGAGTTCTGGGTTCTCTTTGGTGGTTTTGCTCCAATAGGCAAGAAGGTTGCCGGTGAAGATGATGTTATTCCTGAGACCACTCCTGCTAAACTTTATAG CATAACTGATGGTGAGGTGAAGATCGTAGAAGGCGAACTATCAAAAGGTCTCTTGGAAAACAACAAGTGCTATCTACTAGACTGTGGTGCTGAGGTTTTTGTTTGGGTTGGACGGGTGACACAAGTAGAGGATAGAAAAGCTGCCAGTCAAGTTGCTGAG GAATTTGTTGCTGGCCACAATAGACCAAAAGCAACACGCATAACCCGTGTCATCCAAGGGTATGAGACCAATTCATTCAAGTCCAACTTTGATTCTTGGCCTGCAGGGTCTGCAGCTCCTGGTGGTGAGGAGGGAAGAGGAAAAGTAGCCG CTCTGCTGAAGCAACAAGGGGTTGGTGTGAAGGGGATGAGCAAAAGTGCTCCTGTAAATGAGGAAGTTCCTCCTTTGCTTGAAGGGGGTGGAAAGATGGAG GTGTGGTGCATCAATGGCAGTGCCAAGACACCGTTGCCAAAAGAGGATATTGGTAAATTCTATAGTGGAGACTGCTACATTGTGCTTTATACCTACCACTCAGGTGACAGGAAAGAAGATTACTTTCTCTGCTGTTGGATTGGAAAGGATAGCATTGAG GAGGACCAAAAGATGGCTGCTCGGTTGGCTAATACAATGTCTAACTCACTTAAGGGGAGGCCTGTTCAG GGTCGAGTTTTTGAAGGTAAAGAGCCACCCCAATTCATTGCGCTTTTTCAACCTATGGTGGTCCTTAAG GGTGGTCTAAGCACTGGTTACAAAAAGAGTATAGCAGACAAAGGCTTGACAGATGAAACCTACACAGCAGATTGTGTTGCTCTCTTTCGGATATCAGGAACCTCTGTCCACAATAATAAAGCATTGCAAGTTGATGCG GTGGCAACATCATTGAACTCTACTGAGTGTTTCCTTCTGCAATCTGGATCTTCAATTTTCACTTGGCATGGAAATCAAAGCACCTATGAACAGCAGCAATTAGCTGCTAAAGTTGCTGAATTTTTAAAG CCTGGAGTTGCTCTCAAACATGCTAAAGAAGGAACAGAGAGTTCTACCTTCTGGTTTGCACTTGGGGGGAAACAAAGTTATACCAGCAAAAAAGCATCTACCGAGACTGTCAGGGATCCCCACTTGTTCATGTTCTCTCTTAACAAAG GAAAGTTTGAG GTTGAGGAAGTTTACAACTTCTCTCAAGATGATCTCTTGACAGAAGATAGTTTGATACTTGACACACATGCTGAAGTGTTTGTTTGGGTTGGTCAGTCTGTAGACAccaaagaaaagcaaaatgtttttgaaattgGTCAg AAATACATAGACATGGCTGCATCTCTAGAGGGTTTGTCTCCAAATGTTCCACTTTACAAAGTTACTGAAGGAAATGAACCCTGCTTCTTCACAACATTCTTTTCATGGGATTCCACACGAGCTACT GTACAAGGAAATTCATTCCAGAAGAAGGTGGCATTGCTCTTTGGGGCTAGCCATGCTGTAGAG GAGAAGTCCAATGGGAACCAAGGGGGTCCCACTCAAAGGGCTTCAGCTTTAGCTGCCTTGTCTTCTGCATTCAATCCATCTTCTGCAAAATCAACCCTTTCG GCCCAGGATCGATCTAATGGAAACCAAGGAGGACCTACACAGAGAGCTTCAGCTTTAGCTGCCTTATCTTCTGCATTTAATTCATCATCGGGAAGCAAAATTTCAGCACCAAAGCCTTCCAGTGCTAGTCAGGGATCACAAAGAGCGGCAGCTGTAGCTGCTCTTTCCTCGGTTCTTACTGctgaaaagaagaaacaatcACCTGATGCATCCCCTACAAAATCCACTAGCAGCACTCCTGCAGTAACCAGCCCACCTC CTGAAACAAAGAGTGAAGTGGACCCTTCTGAAGCAGAGGATTCTCAAGAAGTTGCTGAAGCCAAGGAGACAGGTGTAGTATCTGAAACCAATGGGGACAATTCAGAACCAAAACAAGAGCTGGAACAGGATGAGAATGGCAGTGGAAGCAGTCAAAGTACATTCAGTTATGACCAACTGAAGGCCAAATCTGACAATCCTGTAACTGGAATTGACTTTAAGCGGAGAGAG GCATATTTATCAGATGAGGAGTTCCAGACAGTATTTGGGATGGCAAAAGAAGCATTTTATAAATTGCCAAAGTGGAAGCAAGACATGCAGAAGAAGAAAGTTGATCTATTCTAG
- the LOC18598921 gene encoding villin-2 isoform X3 gives MSSSAKVLDPAFQGVGQKPGTEIWRIEDFQPVPLPKSDYGKFYMGDSYIVLQTTPSKGGSYLYDIHFWMGKDTSQDEAGTAAIKTVELDAVLGGRAVQHRELQGHESDKFLSYFKPCIIPLEGGIASGFKKPEEEEFETRLYVCRGKRVVRLKQVPFARSSLNHDDVFILDTQNKIYQFNGANSNIQERAKALEVIQFLKEKYHEGKCDVAIVDDGKLDTESDSGEFWVLFGGFAPIGKKVAGEDDVIPETTPAKLYSITDGEVKIVEGELSKGLLENNKCYLLDCGAEVFVWVGRVTQVEDRKAASQVAEEFVAGHNRPKATRITRVIQGYETNSFKSNFDSWPAGSAAPGGEEGRGKVAALLKQQGVGVKGMSKSAPVNEEVPPLLEGGGKMEVWCINGSAKTPLPKEDIGKFYSGDCYIVLYTYHSGDRKEDYFLCCWIGKDSIEEDQKMAARLANTMSNSLKGRPVQGRVFEGKEPPQFIALFQPMVVLKGGLSTGYKKSIADKGLTDETYTADCVALFRISGTSVHNNKALQVDAVATSLNSTECFLLQSGSSIFTWHGNQSTYEQQQLAAKVAEFLKPGVALKHAKEGTESSTFWFALGGKQSYTSKKASTETVRDPHLFMFSLNKGKFEVEEVYNFSQDDLLTEDSLILDTHAEVFVWVGQSVDTKEKQNVFEIGQKYIDMAASLEGLSPNVPLYKVTEGNEPCFFTTFFSWDSTRATVQGNSFQKKVALLFGASHAVEEKSNGNQGGPTQRASALAALSSAFNPSSAKSTLSLGAYTADNPPNEVPKTFGRGC, from the exons ATGTCTAGCTCTGCAAAAGTTCTGGATCCTGCATTTCAAGGAGTGGGTCAGAAACC CGGGACTGAAATCTGGCGTATTGAGGATTTTCAGCCAGTTCCGTTGCCAAAGTCTGACTATGGAAAATTCTACATGGGTGATTCTTACATTGTCTTACAG aCAACGCCTAGCAAGGGAGGTTCATATCTGTATGACATACACTTCTGGATGGGAAAAGATACAAGTCAG GATGAGGCGGGAACAGCTGCTATCAAAACTGTTGAGCTAGATGCAGTGCTAGGAGGGCGTGCTGTACAGCACAGGGAACTTCAAGGCCACGAATCTGACAAATTTTTGTCGTACTTTAAGCCTTGCATTATACCATTGGAGGGTGGTATTGCTTCTGGGTTTAAAAAAccagaagaagaagagtttGAAACACGGTTGTATGTCTGCAGAGGAAAGCGAGTTGTCAGGTTGAAGCAG GTTCCTTTTGCTCGGTCTTCACTGAATCACGATGATGTATTTATCCTGGACACTCAGAATAAGATTTATCAGTTCAATGGTGCAAACTCTAATATTCAGGAAAGGGCAAAGGCATTGGAAGTTATTCagtttttaaaggaaaagtaCCATGAGGGAAAATGTGACGTTGCAATTGTTG ATGATGGGAAGTTGGATACAGAGTCCGACTCCGGTGAGTTCTGGGTTCTCTTTGGTGGTTTTGCTCCAATAGGCAAGAAGGTTGCCGGTGAAGATGATGTTATTCCTGAGACCACTCCTGCTAAACTTTATAG CATAACTGATGGTGAGGTGAAGATCGTAGAAGGCGAACTATCAAAAGGTCTCTTGGAAAACAACAAGTGCTATCTACTAGACTGTGGTGCTGAGGTTTTTGTTTGGGTTGGACGGGTGACACAAGTAGAGGATAGAAAAGCTGCCAGTCAAGTTGCTGAG GAATTTGTTGCTGGCCACAATAGACCAAAAGCAACACGCATAACCCGTGTCATCCAAGGGTATGAGACCAATTCATTCAAGTCCAACTTTGATTCTTGGCCTGCAGGGTCTGCAGCTCCTGGTGGTGAGGAGGGAAGAGGAAAAGTAGCCG CTCTGCTGAAGCAACAAGGGGTTGGTGTGAAGGGGATGAGCAAAAGTGCTCCTGTAAATGAGGAAGTTCCTCCTTTGCTTGAAGGGGGTGGAAAGATGGAG GTGTGGTGCATCAATGGCAGTGCCAAGACACCGTTGCCAAAAGAGGATATTGGTAAATTCTATAGTGGAGACTGCTACATTGTGCTTTATACCTACCACTCAGGTGACAGGAAAGAAGATTACTTTCTCTGCTGTTGGATTGGAAAGGATAGCATTGAG GAGGACCAAAAGATGGCTGCTCGGTTGGCTAATACAATGTCTAACTCACTTAAGGGGAGGCCTGTTCAG GGTCGAGTTTTTGAAGGTAAAGAGCCACCCCAATTCATTGCGCTTTTTCAACCTATGGTGGTCCTTAAG GGTGGTCTAAGCACTGGTTACAAAAAGAGTATAGCAGACAAAGGCTTGACAGATGAAACCTACACAGCAGATTGTGTTGCTCTCTTTCGGATATCAGGAACCTCTGTCCACAATAATAAAGCATTGCAAGTTGATGCG GTGGCAACATCATTGAACTCTACTGAGTGTTTCCTTCTGCAATCTGGATCTTCAATTTTCACTTGGCATGGAAATCAAAGCACCTATGAACAGCAGCAATTAGCTGCTAAAGTTGCTGAATTTTTAAAG CCTGGAGTTGCTCTCAAACATGCTAAAGAAGGAACAGAGAGTTCTACCTTCTGGTTTGCACTTGGGGGGAAACAAAGTTATACCAGCAAAAAAGCATCTACCGAGACTGTCAGGGATCCCCACTTGTTCATGTTCTCTCTTAACAAAG GAAAGTTTGAG GTTGAGGAAGTTTACAACTTCTCTCAAGATGATCTCTTGACAGAAGATAGTTTGATACTTGACACACATGCTGAAGTGTTTGTTTGGGTTGGTCAGTCTGTAGACAccaaagaaaagcaaaatgtttttgaaattgGTCAg AAATACATAGACATGGCTGCATCTCTAGAGGGTTTGTCTCCAAATGTTCCACTTTACAAAGTTACTGAAGGAAATGAACCCTGCTTCTTCACAACATTCTTTTCATGGGATTCCACACGAGCTACT GTACAAGGAAATTCATTCCAGAAGAAGGTGGCATTGCTCTTTGGGGCTAGCCATGCTGTAGAG GAGAAGTCCAATGGGAACCAAGGGGGTCCCACTCAAAGGGCTTCAGCTTTAGCTGCCTTGTCTTCTGCATTCAATCCATCTTCTGCAAAATCAACCCTTTCG TTGGGAGCTTACACTGCTGACAACCCACCTAATGAAGTTCCCAAAACATTTGGAAGGGGGTGTTAG